CCGCGATTTGGTTTGCAATAGATTAACACCCATGATTTTTTAGCGAAAAGAGTGGGGTGATCGAATGCTGATTATCATTTCGGCAGTGCTTTCTGCGGCCTGCTATGCAGTTGTCCTCGGTGTGTTCCTTGCGTTTCATGTAATTGCACCCGAACGGTCAATTTTCGCCCATGCAGTCAGCGACTATGCTGTGGGGAAGACGGCTCGCCTATTTATTGGCTACGGCCTCGTAGGAAGTCTTGGGGCCGCATTGCTGGCGATCGCGACAGTATCCACTGGCGATTTCCCTGTGCGAGTTCCGATCTATCTCGCGCTTCTGGCCATCTTGCGGATCGGGGTGCTGCGTTTTCGGACCGATATCGAAGGCGAGGCGGTCACACGTGAAGGCAGGCTGCACTATGTTTTTGCCATCATAACTTTTGCTTTAACCTACATGATCGTTTCAGCAGCACAGCCGACGTTAGGCACTTTCGCCAACCCGCCACTGAACGCGATCCTTAGTGGTCTCGGCTGGATAGCGACTATCTCGCTGGTGGGCGTGGTAACGACGCTGTTGCCGCCGCTCAGGCGCGTGTTTGGGTTGGCAGAGCGTATCTTCCTTCTGTCCACAGCATTTTGGCTGCTCTTGCTGGCCGTCACATTGGTAGCATCGCGCTAAATCCACGGTTTATTGAGCGACTGCCAAAAGCGGCCTTTGGTGCAGTCGCAGCGAAAGCTCACTTTGTCCGCATATCACTCACAGAGAAGGCTTGGTTCAAGCTTGACCATCCTTCAGCTAGCTCGCTCGGCGTTTGGAAAGATGGTCGATAAAGGCCCGCAACGCGGGCGTCACCAGACGTGTTCCGGCATAGTAGAGATAATAACCTGGAAATTGCGGTGTCCAGTCTTTCAGAAGGGTTTGCACCTGCCCTGAAGCGATTGATGATGCAGCGTCCTGCTCAAACAAGAACGCGATTCCGGCTCCGTCAATGGCTGCTCGTAGAAGAACACGGGCGTCCGTCGAGATAAGTGGTCCATCCACTTCAATGTTGAAGCAGCGGCCGTCTTTCTCAAATTCCCACAACCAAGGCACCCCGGTGGACGGTCGAAGGAAGTTGAGGCAGGAATGTTCGCGAAGCGCTTCGGGTGTTTCAGGATGACCGTGATCTGCGAGATAGGCAGGCGCGGCGACAACGACCATACGCACCGCACCACCGATCGGGATGGCGCGCATCCCCAGGCCCAAGCTTTCACCAAGCCGCAAACCGCCATCGAAACCGCCCACCACGGCATCGTCCAGCGTTTCGCTGACGACAATCTCGACCTTCACGTCTGGATAGGCGGCATGAAAGCTGGCCAGGTGCGGCGCAAGAGCATGTTCTGCACCCACACTTGGAGCAGTAATCCGCACACGCCCGGTCACACAATCCAGAGTAGCAAGCAATTCACCTTCGGCTGCCGCAATCTCGGCCAGCGCTGGCGTGATGCGCATGCGCAGTCGTTGACCTGCTTCGGTTGGTGCAATGCTGCGGGTCGTGCGGTTCAAGAGCCTTTGCCCCAACCTTTGCTCAAGAGCGCGGATCGACTGGCTGACGGCCGAGGGTGTCATACCGAGATGGGGCGCTGCCATACGGAAGCCGCCATGATCCAACACTGCAAGAAATACCCGCAATTCGGCAATGTCATGTCCGCGCATTGTATGCCTTCTCCTTAACAGTGTGATCGTATCGTAGGGCATTATCATTGCGCCGTCGATTTGACATCTTCTCACCAAATCAAGATGGAGAGTAACGATGCGGTTAGACGATTACAGGTTGCTTGGGCGATCAGGACTTAAAGTGTCGCCGATGGCATTGGGCACGATGACTTTCGGGACCGAATGGGGCTGGGGCGCGGCCGAAGCAGACGCGCGGCAAGTCTTCGACACCTATGTTGATCGTGGTGGCAACTTCATCGACACGGCCAACTTTTACACCGGCGGCACGTCCGAGAAAATGGTCGGTGCTTTCGCCGTCGGCCGGCGCGACACGTTGGTCATTGCCACAAAATATACCCTTCCGATGCGCGCGGGCGATCCAAACTCTGGCGGCAACAGTCGTCGCGCAATGGTTCGCGCGGTGGAGGACAGTCTCAGACGGCTAAAGACTGACTATATTGATCTTTTTTACCTCCACGCTTGGGACTCGACGACGCCGGTTGAAGAAATCCTGAGAGCGATGGATGATTTGGTGGCTGCGGGCAAGGTCGTCTACCTCGGGCTGTCGGACATCCCGGCGTGGCAAGCCGCTCGTATGCAGGCCGTCGCCGATTTGCGCGGCTGGTCTCCGATGATAGCCCTACAGCTCGAATACAATCTCATCGAACGCAGTGGCGATCGCGACCTGATCCCGATGGCCCGCGAGATGGGTATGGGCGTCATTCCATGGTCCCCGCTCGCCAGCGGGCTGCTGAGTGGAAAGTACAGCCGGGAGGACCTTGAGGGCCGTACAGATGTCCAGGGTCGTGCAGCCATGGCGCGACAGGGTTCACCCATGGATGATCGGACCTTCGGCATCCTCGACGTGCAGGCGGACATCGCTGCCGAGACGGGCCAAAGCCCCGCTGCAGTCGCCTTGGCCTTCCTGCTGTCGCAATCTGGAATCGCCGCTCCTATTGTCGGCGCGCGGACACTTGAGCAGCTCGAAGGCAACCTTGCAGCACTGGATTTTGAACTGGAACCTGCGCAGTTGTCACGTCTTGAAGACGCAGGGGCGCCGGACCTTGGGTTTCCTCACTCTTATCTCAAGCGACCGGAGATACGTCAGAACATCTACGGCGGATTGTCCATTCAAACACGATAGCGTTGCGCCGGCACCGAAGCCATTTTGCGAAGGCAGGTCTCAACCTACAGAAAATTATGGGCGTTCGCTATGGCCCGGTCAACAGACCTTGCGACGGGTCGCGTCAAAGGTGCGCTGTGGCCGAAATGCCGCTATAAAATTTGGGGGTGTCCGCAAACTGTGTTGGTTCACTTCGGATTAGTTTGAAAGGGCCTATGTTACCTCGCTTTCCCAGCGGAGGATGCCCTTGCTACACCACGACTTTCGCCGTTTTATCGATGCTCTCGACGAACTGAATCCGGCCCAGATCGAGGACGCCCAGGCTAAGATCCGGGATCTTCGACGAAAGACGGAGGCGATTTCGGAGATCGAAGCGCGGACAAACCGAGAACGCAGGTGCCCTTTATGCCACGACAATCAACGCCAGAAATGGGGCCGCACACGCACCAACGTCCAGCGCTACCGATGCTCGGGCTGCAAGAAGACCTACTCGGGCCGGACCGGAAGGGCCATCGGCCTCATCCATCGCCCTGATTTGTTCATGGTCGTCCTGTGGGATATGCTGGGCACTTCCGTGCTGCAGTCTGTGCGAGCTCTGGCGCATCAACTTCGGCTCAACAAATACACGATCTGGCGCTGGCGGATGCTAGTGTTTTCGATCATCGGTAGTGGCACGGAGATGGACTTCTCAGGGATTATCGAGGCGGACGAAACCTACCAGCGGGAGTCGCGCAAGGGATCACGGGAGTGGGTCCGGCACTTCGCCGATCCGCAGAATTTCTCACAGCCGCCGCGGCCCCGTTGGGGAGACTTCACGACACAAGGACTGAAAATGATGCGCGGCCTATCGAGGTGGCAGCTGCCCATTCTAACGGTTGCCGACCGCGGCGGCGCACGGCTCTTCCGTAGACTCCCGAACCGAAAGGGCGCGACGGTGGAGCGCGCGATGAACCCCTTAGTCCCGGGCGATGCCGTGCTCTGCTCGGACAGAGGCAACGGCTACAAGAACCTTGCGGCAGCACGCGGCCTTGAGCATTTCGTAGTCGGAAGTAAGCCCGGCACACGGGTCGCGGCGGGCTGCTATCATAATCAGAATGTGAACTCGCTGCACGCCCGCTACGGCAGTTTCATCAAACCCTTCTGCGGGCCAGCGACGAAGAACCTGAACGGCTACATCCGGTGGCTGGAAGTCCGGATGGAAGGAATGCAACCGGCAGAAATTATTCTTGTGTCATAAGCTTGGTGCTGCTGTGGTCAGATGTCAGCTTCGAGCCCAAAGTGCATGGTGCTGCGCCCTGCATGAATGTCTGCTCTATCGTGGCACGGCCAAAAACGTGACAAAATTAAAGGCAGTTTTGCCAAGGTTTTGTGGCACAAAAATTTTCAACGATTCCAGCGGCGGTAAAGTGAGTGACAAAAACGACCGTTTTTGGTCATCACATTATGACCAGTGGTTTCTGTCCCTGCTGACTGGCGGCAATGTGGGACATAGCGAGCCCCCGCAGGGCTCTCAGCAGTAAGCACTTCGGAGTTTTTACCAAAAGCAGTGGAGCTACCGTTGAGATGAGGTCATTAAGATCTGGTCTGCAATATGACTCACCCGAGCCGGTCCAACTCCTTGCCAATGAATCCGTTAAGGTGGTCGGCTACCTGCCGCACCCGCGCCGAGCGACGGATATCAGGGTGCATTACGAGGAACAGAGGGCGGGGCTCGAAGGGATTATCATCTGGAAGTTCCATCAGGTCGGGCAGAGCGCGCGCAGCAAAGCGTGGCAGCAGCGCAAGACCTAATCCGGCGCGAGCACTGGCCATCAGCGTCGCCATGTCGTTGCTGCGCAACCCGATGCTCGCAGTCTCGGCCTGAGTCCGCACATCTAACCAATGGGCTTGGGGCAGGTCGGGCAGGCTGTCATCAAAACCAAGATAGACACGTCTCGCCGGTGGCAACGCGATCTGGTCAGGGCGCCCGTATAAACCATAGGCCACCGATCCAAGTCGGCGGGTGATCAGATCCGGACCGACAACTGCGCCTATCCGCAGGGCAATATCAGCCTCGGCCCGATCCAGGTCGCTGGTCTGCCTTGCGCCAATCAGAATTGGCACCAGACCCGGATGTGTCTGCCTCAGTGTCGTCAGCCCCGGTGCCACCAGCATCGCCAGCAGTACCGGGGGCGCTGAGATACGAACCTCGCCAGTCAACGCATCAAGCCCAGCAGCAGTGCGGGACAAAGTCGCAACCTCACGCTCAACCGCTTCGGCCTGCGCCACGAGCCGCGCTCCCTCGGGTGTTGGCCGCCAGCCTCGCGGCAACCGGTCGAACAGGCGCAGCCCGAGCGTTGCTTCGAGCCCGCCTACCCGACGCGAGACGGTTGAGTGCTCGACCCCTAGCCCCCGAGCCGCAGCCATCAGGCTACCTGCGCGCACGAGCGCTAGGAAGAACCTTAGATCATCCCAAGCCAATGGATCAGTCTGATTATTTATGCCCATACCATGTCAATTTTTTTATCCTTACGGCGAAAAATAATCGCACTACCCTCACCGTCAATGCAAGAGGTAACCCGAGGATAATCTATGAAGGTAATTGGAGCATGGCGGGCACTACCCGCTAGCGAGCCGCAGTCTTTAGTCGACCACGAACTACCTGCGCCGCTACCAAAGGCCACGGATCTTCTGGTGCGGGTCGAGGCAGTTTCCATTAACCCCGCCGATGCCCGGGTGCGGATGCGCAAGGAGGCTGACGACACATTTGCCGTTTTCGGTTGGGACGTGGCAGGCACGGTGGTCGACATTGGAACCGAAGTGACAGGCTTTTCCCCTGGCGATGCTGTTTTCTATGCAGGCGATTTGACCCGACCTGGCGGCAATGCCGAATTGCACATTGTCGAGGCCGGGCTCGTCAGTCGTCGGCCCCAAGGATTGAGCGCCGCACATGCCGCTGCGCTGCCGCTGACGGCGCTGACCGTGTGGGAAGCACTCTTTGAGCGGCTCGGCTTGCCTGAACCGGATGGAATGGCAGAAGTCGATGCTCCGGCAAGGACCCTTCTGATCGTCGGCGGTGCCGGAGGGGTTGGGTCAATGGCAATCCAGGTCGCTAGGATGGTGCCTGGTCTGACCATCATCGCCACCGCGTCACGGAGTGAAACGCGTGATTGGTGTCTGAACCTTGGCGCGGACGCAGTGATCGACCATTCGGGCGACATGGCCGCAGAGCTGACTGCACGCGACCTGCCTGCACCGGACCTGATCCTTTTGGCTGCCGATCCTGACACGCACTTTCCGATACTCGCGGCCATGCTCGCACCGCAAGGACGCATCTGCTGTATCGTCCCGTTTGACACACCACCCGACATGAATCTTCTGATGCAGAAAAGCGCTGCGCTGACCTGGGAATTCATGTTCACGCGGGCCATGTTCGCCACCCCGGACCGGGCACGGCAAGGCGTCATCCTAAACCATGTGGCGACCTTGATTGATGCCGGTCGGTTGATTCCCGCCGTGCCCGAAATTCTCGGTCCTATTAACGCTGCCAACCTGCGCGCGGCCCATTCCCGGATCGAGGGCAAGCGCACCATTGGCAAGCTGGTGCTTGCCGGATTTCCCCCAACCACAATCAACCAAGGAGCTTCCTTATGACCGACGTAACACAATCCGCCGTAGAGGTTACTCAAGCCTTCCTCGCTGCGATCTTTTCGGGTGCGATGGAAACCGCCATGGCCATGACTTCGCCGGATGCAGTCTTCGTTTCGACCAATCCGCACAGTAATCCCGGCAACCCAATGCACGGAACCTTTACCGGCCATGACGGTGCTGCGGCGTTCTTCGCTGGTTTTGCCGAGGTGCTGGAGCCGGGCGACTTTGAAGTGATTGCAGCGTTTGGCGACGAGAGCCATGCCGCGCTCTACGGCAAACTGAGGCACACCGTGCGTGCTACTGGCAGGCCGTTCGTCAGCGATTGGGCCCTGATAGCACGGATCAAGAACGGACAGATCGCGCTCTATCACTTCTACGAGGATACCGAGGCGCTGACCGAAGCTATGAGATGATGCTCACAAGGCGGACCTGCGGGTCCGCCTCAAAATTTATCCAGTGTGGTGGCAACGGGCCTTCATGTAATGCGCAGCATCGGTCGATCTGGGCACTTCGCGCCGGGCATTCTGGACAAAATTCGGAGGTTTCTGTCCCCGGCGAAACCGACCGTTTTTGACTACTAGGTATTGGCAAGGGGTTATTGTCCAGCCTCGCCACGCTCCTTGAAAACCTCCAAAGCTACGTTGAGCGCATTGATGGCGGCGGGAAAGCCACCGTACAATGCCATTTGCCAGATCGCTTCCGCGATTTCCGTTTGGGTAAGACCAGCCCTCAGCCCTCCCTCAATGTGAATGCGAAGTTGAGGGGCTGTCTGTCCCCCCAAAGCGGTAAGAGCGGAGATCGTCGCAAGATTGCGATCACGAAGGGACAGTCCTGGCCGATCATAGTGTCGCCCGTAGACGAAACTGATCAGGTCTTGCGGCATTCCAGGCAGAAGCACGCCGTAGCGCGCCTCTAGGGCCTCTTCCAAACCGGGGTTATGCCTCTCAGCCAGTGCCTTGCCCCGCTCATAGGGATTTTCCATGTCGCTCATCCTCTCAAGTCTCAGGGGTAGGCTCGCGCTGACACATTGCCTTCCAACATGGAAGGAAGAACCAGCGTGTTGCCGTATGCTGCAATATCCGCAAGCCCGGCAGGATACTCGGCCACGACCGTATGAGCACCATCCGCCCCGACTTCGAAGAGCTGCCCCGTGATCCAGTCGCTGACCAAAAGCGTGTCGCCGATCCGCACAATGCCGTCGAGGTTTCCAAGGCTCGGGACAATGGTGCTGATCGCTTGAGTCTCAAGATCGACCGCGAGCAAGGAGCCGGGTACTTCCGTAGAAAAATCGTCGCGCATCCCTTTTCCCCAGGACCCAACGACAAGCCGCTCTTCGTCCAGGAAAAGACCATTGGGATGCGCCAGTGCCTCATCTTCCAGCCAGACGGTCATGTCGCCTGCCTGATAGTGCCAGATGCGATTGCCCATGAAGTCACTGACATAGGCCTGTTCGCCATCGGACGTGATGTCATTAAGAAACACCGCACCATCGACCTCTTGGCTGCGAAGAAGAGTTCCCGTCGACAGGTCAATCTCGTGCAAACGTGTGAGATCAGCGACAAGAAGCGTTTTCCCGACAATCGCCATGCCTTTTGGCGCGTCGAGCCCCGTGATCCAGTTTGGCTCCGAAATCTCGCCATCCAGCGCTAGCAGGGCCAAGTGCCCGTTTCCGTCTGCTTCTCCAGGATGCCCTTGGATGACGCTGACGATGACACGATCATGCTCTGCGTCAAAAATCGCACTTTCGGGCATATCGAACGGACCAGCAGCCCAACTTGCCGGATCGGCATGCAAAGGTGAGGTCAGACCGATCAGAACAGTCACGATAGATGTGATGGTATGGTTCATGGGTTTCTCCGTTGCTGTGTCGCAAACTCTATCTTTCTGATACGCATCTGGGTATTTCTGACTAAATGGTATCTGCTTTCGATACTATTCGCCCCTTCCAGCATCGCGAGGTCACCATGCAGGCGGAACTCTTCGAGCTTCTGAAGACGGTACTCAAAGCGCGCCGCATGACCTATGCAGACCTGGCTGAGCTGCTGGGACTGTCAGAGCCAACCATCAAACGCATCTTTGCAGAGAGGGATTGCAAGCTCAGCCGCATGAATGAGATTTGCGCCGCGCTCGGCCTGACCCTTGATGATCTGGTGGCGGAGGCAAATCGCGTTGAGGTGCAGCCGATCCGACTTACTGACCGTCAGGAGGCGCGGCTTGCCGATGACCGTCCAGCTTTCAACCTGTTTCTCTTGCTTCTGGATGGCATGACAATTGAAGCGATCCAAGAACAGTATCGGCTAGAGAAACAAAGGGTTTTCAAACTGGGCATAAAGCTGGAAAAGATCGGGCTTGCGGAGGTAATGCCGGGCAATCGCATCCGCCTGACCGTACAAAGCCCGGTCGAGTTTCGTCGCGACGGCCCTTTGCACCAAGCACTTGTGAAGCTGAATATGGCGTTTCTTCGCAGCACCTACCTCGCACGGGACACGGAGCACTCGGCCTATCTGACTCAAACACGTCGCATGACGCAGAAGACAGCGAAGCACATTCTGGCGCGTCTTCGTGATGTTCAGGTCGAACTGTCAAACCTCGCTCGCAGAGATCAGCTCACTCAACCTGAAAATGCACTCCAGAGCTTCAAGATCGGCATCGCGCTCTCTCCAATAGTATTCTCCGAGCTACTTCTGTTGGCAGAAGAAGGCTCGTAACGCCAAAACTCATACGTTTATGTCACCGGCGATAACGACCGTTTGTGGAACGAGTGACCGGCTGTTCTAGGATCAGGATTCATAACCAGTAGATGACGACCGCGGCGAGGGCGATGGCTGAGAGGAACACCTTGGGACAGCGATCATAGCGTGTCGCGACTCGCCGCCAGTCCTTGAGCCTGCCGAACATGATCTCGATGCGGTTGCGCCGTTTGTATCGACGCTTGTCGTATTTGACGGCCTTCTTGCGCTGCTTTCTACCAGGGATGCAGGCGCGTATCCCCTTGTCTTTCAACGCCTCTCGGAACCAGTCGGCGTCATAGCCGCGATCTCCGAGAAGCCAGTCGACCTTGGGCAGACTGCTCAGTAACGCCCGCGCACCGATGTAGTCGCTGACCTGTCCAGCGGTGACGAACAGGCTGAGCGGTCGCCCTTGGCTGTCGCAGATGGCGTGCAGCTTGGTGTTCATGCCGCCCTTGGTTCGACCGATCAGGCGGCCACGCCCCCTTTTTTCGCGGCCAGGCTGGTCGCAGTGCGGTGGGCTTTCAGATACGTCGCGTCGATCATCACGGTCTTTTCCTCGCCGTGTTCGGCAGCCAGACCGACCATCATCCGGGCGAAGATCCCTTTCTCGCTCCAACGCTTCCACCGGCTGTACAGCGTCTTGTGCGGTCCGTAGGCTTCAGGGGCGTCGCGCCAGCGCAAGCCATTGCGATTGATGAAAATAATCCCACTCAAGACCCGTCTGTCATCGACCCGAGGCTTGCCGTGGGACTTGGGGAAAAAAGGGGCAAGCTTGGCCATCTGCTCGTTGGTCAGCCAGTACAGGTCGCTCATATCACCGCTCCGTTTTCCGAGCCGTGAATCACGCAGCGCGTCGAAAATCAATGCATCCTGACCCTAATTTATGACAGTCATCTTCGATAGGCGGAAACGACGGTTTGTTTAATGGTTCGCCGAAGCAGACCTTGGCGCATTAGCGGCGAAAGGCCGCTTCGTCCACATAGCCGACCAACACAGTTTGCGGACACCCCCTAAAATTTCCATTTCGAGATTACTTGCATAGATCCACTAAGAGACTTCACCGTGCAAAGGATAAAACATCTCATCAAGCTGCTGAGAAAATATCTTGATTGCCTCGTCGGGAGTATGGAGTCCAATCAGGACTGCGGTTCCAAGACCATGACTGAGCGCCAGCAGGTTCGCTGAATCATGCGTAAAATCCCGTACTCCGGATATCTCTCCGTTTTTTTGAGCGTCGCGAAGAGCGGCAGCAATCTGGTGTTCCATGCGCGCCGGTCCAGCAGCAATTTGCTCCTTGGAAAATTCAGGATTTGTAGCCGCTAGCATCGCATAGGATGTCCACACCAAGTGAAATTTCTGACTTTCTGAATCTGTAGGCAATGCCTCGCGAAAGATCGCATCAATGTACGCACGTATGGATACGTTTTCTGGCAGAGCAGCAAGCTTTGCAGCCAATCTTTGATGGCTCATTTTCTCGAGGTGTATCAATGTCGCGTTCATCAGGTCGGCCTTTGTCCCGAAGTAGTACTGCACCAGCCGCAGTGAGACCCCCGCTTCCGTTGCGACGGAGCGCATCGTCACCGCATTAATTCCGACCGTAGCGGCGATGCGTAGAAGCGCCTCGCAGATCTCAGTCCGGCGTTCGTCATGATCCACGGTTCTCGGCAACTTCCATAACCCCCTTCTTGTTTTCATGGTACGATTGTATCATATATCTAACCGGAACAACCAAAAGTTTCTTTTTAAAGAGAAAAAGGGATGCAGGAGTTTGCCATGAGATCCAATCATCCAAAGAACGTATCCGATTCAGCCGATCTTGTCCCAAGGCGGCCGAAGAAAACGGATACTGGTAGGGCGGATTGGGGAGATCTGCTAGCCGAAGGTCGATTCTCGCGGTTCATCCTAATATGTCTCGGCGTCTGGCTGACTGCAGTCGACACTCTTGTGACCGCTACGATCATGCCAAGTGTAGGCTTAAATCTCGGCGGTTATGCCTATTTCGGGTGGACAATCGCTGGCTTCATGACCGGTGTCGTGCTGGCTTGTGCAAGTGCTGGTCGTTTTTCAGAGATTGTAGGCCTGCGCAGAGCGACAGTTCTTGCCGGACTGGTCTTCGGAAGCGGCTGCCTGATGTCTGCGCTCGCCCATAATATGGAGATTTTTACTATTGGGCGGTTGGTGCAAGGTATCGGGGGCGGCTGGATATCTGGTTTTGCGATGATCGCCATTGCTCTCCTCTTTCCTGAACGGCATCTCGCACGGGTTTTCGCCGCGACCGCCGCGATCTGGGGAGTTGCGACTTTGCTCGGGCCTCTGATCGGTGGTTTGTTCGCCGATGCCGGAAACTGGCGTGGTGTGTTCTGGCTGTTTGCATTTCAAGCGCTCGCCTTCGTTTTTGCCGCCGCAGGACTTCTGGGCGGTATTGCGCCCCCCACAATACGTGAGGGTATTCCGTGGCGGCAACTTGCCATCCTTGCACTAGGCATCGGCTTTATTGGTGCCGCCAATATTATTGGGTCCACACTTACTGCGATCTTATTTGTCATCCTTGGACTGACGCTGATCGCGTGCGTTCTAAGGGTTGACGCCACAGCACAAATTCGTCTGCTTCCTCGTGGAGCAAGCGACGTAACAAAAGCGTGCGGTGCCGGTTACGTAGCCATGTTCACACTGACAGCGGCCTCCATCGGTCTTTCTGCATACGGCCCAGCAATCCTTCAAGAGCTTCGCGGGCTTTCACCACTTGCTGCTGGCTATGCGGTAGCTGTTATGGCCTTCGCTTGGACAGGGTCAGCATTTGCAGTCGCAGGGTCAGACAGATCGAACGAACGGGGATGGATCAGGGCGGGAAGCGCTTGCATACTCGTTGGCGCTGTCCTTCTGGCTCTCGTCATGGGACAAGCTCATCTTGCCTTGGTGCTGCCATCGG
This genomic window from Puniceibacterium sp. IMCC21224 contains:
- a CDS encoding carboxymuconolactone decarboxylase family protein gives rise to the protein MENPYERGKALAERHNPGLEEALEARYGVLLPGMPQDLISFVYGRHYDRPGLSLRDRNLATISALTALGGQTAPQLRIHIEGGLRAGLTQTEIAEAIWQMALYGGFPAAINALNVALEVFKERGEAGQ
- a CDS encoding DUF998 domain-containing protein, with amino-acid sequence MLIIISAVLSAACYAVVLGVFLAFHVIAPERSIFAHAVSDYAVGKTARLFIGYGLVGSLGAALLAIATVSTGDFPVRVPIYLALLAILRIGVLRFRTDIEGEAVTREGRLHYVFAIITFALTYMIVSAAQPTLGTFANPPLNAILSGLGWIATISLVGVVTTLLPPLRRVFGLAERIFLLSTAFWLLLLAVTLVASR
- a CDS encoding TetR/AcrR family transcriptional regulator, whose translation is MDHDERRTEICEALLRIAATVGINAVTMRSVATEAGVSLRLVQYYFGTKADLMNATLIHLEKMSHQRLAAKLAALPENVSIRAYIDAIFREALPTDSESQKFHLVWTSYAMLAATNPEFSKEQIAAGPARMEHQIAAALRDAQKNGEISGVRDFTHDSANLLALSHGLGTAVLIGLHTPDEAIKIFSQQLDEMFYPLHGEVS
- a CDS encoding IS1595 family transposase, producing the protein MLHHDFRRFIDALDELNPAQIEDAQAKIRDLRRKTEAISEIEARTNRERRCPLCHDNQRQKWGRTRTNVQRYRCSGCKKTYSGRTGRAIGLIHRPDLFMVVLWDMLGTSVLQSVRALAHQLRLNKYTIWRWRMLVFSIIGSGTEMDFSGIIEADETYQRESRKGSREWVRHFADPQNFSQPPRPRWGDFTTQGLKMMRGLSRWQLPILTVADRGGARLFRRLPNRKGATVERAMNPLVPGDAVLCSDRGNGYKNLAAARGLEHFVVGSKPGTRVAAGCYHNQNVNSLHARYGSFIKPFCGPATKNLNGYIRWLEVRMEGMQPAEIILVS
- a CDS encoding nuclear transport factor 2 family protein, yielding MTDVTQSAVEVTQAFLAAIFSGAMETAMAMTSPDAVFVSTNPHSNPGNPMHGTFTGHDGAAAFFAGFAEVLEPGDFEVIAAFGDESHAALYGKLRHTVRATGRPFVSDWALIARIKNGQIALYHFYEDTEALTEAMR
- a CDS encoding LysR family transcriptional regulator — protein: MGINNQTDPLAWDDLRFFLALVRAGSLMAAARGLGVEHSTVSRRVGGLEATLGLRLFDRLPRGWRPTPEGARLVAQAEAVEREVATLSRTAAGLDALTGEVRISAPPVLLAMLVAPGLTTLRQTHPGLVPILIGARQTSDLDRAEADIALRIGAVVGPDLITRRLGSVAYGLYGRPDQIALPPARRVYLGFDDSLPDLPQAHWLDVRTQAETASIGLRSNDMATLMASARAGLGLALLPRFAARALPDLMELPDDNPFEPRPLFLVMHPDIRRSARVRQVADHLNGFIGKELDRLG
- a CDS encoding LysR family transcriptional regulator; protein product: MIMPYDTITLLRRRHTMRGHDIAELRVFLAVLDHGGFRMAAPHLGMTPSAVSQSIRALEQRLGQRLLNRTTRSIAPTEAGQRLRMRITPALAEIAAAEGELLATLDCVTGRVRITAPSVGAEHALAPHLASFHAAYPDVKVEIVVSETLDDAVVGGFDGGLRLGESLGLGMRAIPIGGAVRMVVVAAPAYLADHGHPETPEALREHSCLNFLRPSTGVPWLWEFEKDGRCFNIEVDGPLISTDARVLLRAAIDGAGIAFLFEQDAASSIASGQVQTLLKDWTPQFPGYYLYYAGTRLVTPALRAFIDHLSKRRAS
- a CDS encoding aldo/keto reductase encodes the protein MRLDDYRLLGRSGLKVSPMALGTMTFGTEWGWGAAEADARQVFDTYVDRGGNFIDTANFYTGGTSEKMVGAFAVGRRDTLVIATKYTLPMRAGDPNSGGNSRRAMVRAVEDSLRRLKTDYIDLFYLHAWDSTTPVEEILRAMDDLVAAGKVVYLGLSDIPAWQAARMQAVADLRGWSPMIALQLEYNLIERSGDRDLIPMAREMGMGVIPWSPLASGLLSGKYSREDLEGRTDVQGRAAMARQGSPMDDRTFGILDVQADIAAETGQSPAAVALAFLLSQSGIAAPIVGARTLEQLEGNLAALDFELEPAQLSRLEDAGAPDLGFPHSYLKRPEIRQNIYGGLSIQTR
- a CDS encoding IS5 family transposase (programmed frameshift), translating into MSDLYWLTNEQMAKLAPFFPKSHGKPRVDDRRVLSGIIFINRNGLRWRDAPEAYGPHKTLYSRWKRWSEKGIFARMMVGLAAEHGEEKTVMIDATYLKAHRTATSLAAKKGGGGRLIGRTKGGMNTKLHAICDSQGRPLSLFVTAGQVSDYIGARALLSSLPKVDWLLGDRGYDADWFREALKDKGIRACIPGRKQRKKAVKYDKRRYKRRNRIEIMFGRLKDWRRVATRYDRCPKVFLSAIALAAVVIYWL
- a CDS encoding helix-turn-helix transcriptional regulator, translated to MQAELFELLKTVLKARRMTYADLAELLGLSEPTIKRIFAERDCKLSRMNEICAALGLTLDDLVAEANRVEVQPIRLTDRQEARLADDRPAFNLFLLLLDGMTIEAIQEQYRLEKQRVFKLGIKLEKIGLAEVMPGNRIRLTVQSPVEFRRDGPLHQALVKLNMAFLRSTYLARDTEHSAYLTQTRRMTQKTAKHILARLRDVQVELSNLARRDQLTQPENALQSFKIGIALSPIVFSELLLLAEEGS
- a CDS encoding zinc-binding alcohol dehydrogenase family protein, whose translation is MKVIGAWRALPASEPQSLVDHELPAPLPKATDLLVRVEAVSINPADARVRMRKEADDTFAVFGWDVAGTVVDIGTEVTGFSPGDAVFYAGDLTRPGGNAELHIVEAGLVSRRPQGLSAAHAAALPLTALTVWEALFERLGLPEPDGMAEVDAPARTLLIVGGAGGVGSMAIQVARMVPGLTIIATASRSETRDWCLNLGADAVIDHSGDMAAELTARDLPAPDLILLAADPDTHFPILAAMLAPQGRICCIVPFDTPPDMNLLMQKSAALTWEFMFTRAMFATPDRARQGVILNHVATLIDAGRLIPAVPEILGPINAANLRAAHSRIEGKRTIGKLVLAGFPPTTINQGASL